The DNA sequence TTCAACTTCCACAGCGCTTTCATCCCTTAGCTTGCAACCTCTCTCAGGTCGCCGACGCCAGAATCACTAAAGTTTCTGCCTTGCATTATTAACTCCTCTTGCCGGATTATTTCAGATATTTTCCTAAATCCTACTAGACGATCTGATACTAGAAGTCACCATCATCTAAACATCACGCCTTATTTTGCCCATGCGGACACTTTTAAATACAACTGCTTTCCCTGTGTACTTGAATATTGGAGTTACTTGCCGGGTGCTACTAGTTCTCTTCCCTTAAACTTATTGTTAGCGACTATTGAGTATTTTCCCTTGCTCTGTATTGTTCATATTGCCTCTATTATTTACCACTGTTCTGCTTTTCACACGCGCTCCGGCAATAGCCCaatcgggctgcagtatgtacaacgAAATAAAATCAGTTTAACCTACACTAAAATAATACTGCTCAATTCAATCTTATTGCTGGTGAATGGATGCCTCTTTAAGAGAGCTTCACCAATTCACGCGGAAGGGTATTGTAATGCATTTGCATACTATGGCTAGTGCGACGGCGACGAAGTTTATGTTTTCATGTTTTACTTAACTTCCAATGGTTCATTAAGACAAAGTTTTGACATCTCAGTGAAAATGGCCAGCTGAAACAAATACAATAGTCATGCAAGTTTGAATTCACACAAATGAGTTATTTTAATTATTTAGATGTGATAAAACGCACGCTCGTCAAGTGCACAATCGATGTATTGTCTCTTATTCTCAGAGTTTGCCTTTGCATTACTGGAAGCTTTGAGAGATTTGTTGCAGTCAAGCTGAGAGGCTGCTAGCGCGTGACGTCGCAGGCTGGTCATGCGCAGCTAATCCTAGCCGCTCAGTGCAGCAAGCCGGCTTATACAGGTTCTCCCAGCTAAAGTTACGCACTACGCACCTACGCACTTCTGAGCTGTAAATGCGCAAGCATCGATGTCcagttgaacgccgctgagtggtccttcgaattatgaactcctcgcagTCAAACGTGCGCGTTGACAGGCTtgaccaacgcctcctagacagTATAACGCCGGTGTACTTCGATcggtgacgtcatgctacctatcccgactgccacagaatttaatggggacgctcccgagtgaGTAGCACTGATATTGaagtcaccgctttcgtcacgccgggtttggcaatggaaattttggtccaagtagcatgCAGTCATAAAGCAAaatgcacaggcctgctatcgaggggcgctggtttagcccatgGGGTGAGACACCCGGCCTCTGAGCATGGAGGCTCaagttcgaaactcactaccgccgACGTTCTGCCTCTAGAATTTATTCTGCTTTTTATAcatcaatttctttatagcgattaccaaGGCACAGTTACAACACatgcgagagcttgcgcggacaaggaatgtGCGGATAACACAGGATTGCGATAGCGAGGGTGACATGTGTCGCGGCGATGCTCTCCCTCCGCACGCGACAAACTTTTGCCAGCTCGACAAAAATGGCTCCCTGAGACAAATTCAATATTCATGAAGTGTGACTTCACATAAATTAGTTACTTTAATTATTTATATGTAATAAAATCCACGCTCGTCAATTGCAAAGTCGATTTATTGCCTGTTATTCTCAGTCTTCTTTTGGATTACTGGAAGCTTTGACAGATTTGTAGCACTCAGGCTGAGAGCGCGTTAGCACGTGACCTGATGGAGGTGACAATCACCTCCGCAGCTGTCGGAGAGTATGAAGCGAGGAACGACATAGTGCACCTCGCTTCTCTGCGTTTACCTGGACAAGAAAGAGTCGCCGAACGTCCCATCGGGGCGCCACCTGAGCCCTCCGCTGTCCACGGCCTGTACGAGGCTAAGCGCCATTAAGAAGCCCAGTCCGCCGTAGAACATGGCCTTCGTACCGTCGGTGTAGTAAAGTGGTTTGGACACCGCACCGACGGCCAGTTTCACTTTGCCCAGAGGACCGTCGTAATGGTTGTAGGGCAGCGCGTAGTTGACCGCATAACTGAACGCGCCGGCGTTCACCAGCGACCTGTAGGCCGCGGCACTGACACGACTCGCGGTCAGCCAATAGTCTGCGAACGACTGGCCTGCGCTGGGGAATGCTTCGTACAGTTCCTCGAGAACGGTGTCGTTGTCGAGGTACTCGTCCGGGGGCCAGAGCATGAGGCGCGTCGAGGCCATCTTCTCGGCGGTCAGCCGCCGGCTGTCATCGTCCATCCACGTCGTCGCGTTGGCCAAGGTCGCAGCGGCCCACACGAGGCTATCGAATCCGGCGTCCACCGATTCGCGCTGCGGCCTGGATAAACGCGCCACGGAGTACATTGCGACGACGGGCAAGCTGTAGGACGACTCGACGAAGCGCTCGCAGAAGTACGGCTTGTATTTGGCCACCGCCGTCTCGCTGCCGTAGCGCGCCACCAGGAGCCGGTAGTCGGCCGCCGCCGCGCACAGCTGCACGAAAGCCCAGCCGATGAGGTCCAGCAGCTGGTCGTTGCTGTACCGCGCGAACAGGCGCCCGAGTGTCTCAAAGAAGCCGGTGTCGCTGAGCAGTACCATGTCGTTGGGTGCGGCAGTGGGGTAGAGCGACAGGTGTTCGAGAGCGCGGAGCCACCTGTCAGATGTGAGTGGCGCAGTACGGTTGCCCATGTTCGAAACAGGAACCACTGCAGGGTGCAGGATCTGGGGCGTTCGGGCGGCGTACAGTTTCTCCAGCACGTCCTGTTCCATGGTGCGCAGCGCCTCGACGGTCGATGGGTCAATCTTACGCTGTTGAAGGCTCAAAACGCGGTAGAAGGACTCCCAGTACATCGAATACTTGCCTTCTGTTGTGCTCAGGTGGTGCTGTCTCATGAGTGGCAGAAAGGGGGCGGGATCTATTGCGAAACGCCAGCTGCGAGCCGAGCGGGCCTCCCTAATTCGCACCCACAGTGGGACCTGCCACTGGAACGCCAGCTTCAATAAAACGCCAAGTGCGTCTGAGCCTGGCTTCTTTGGTGCCTCTGGCCAGGACAGGTTGACGGCGTCCATGTACGTTCGGAACATGCCCAAATTCGAGCCGTATTCAGAAGGGGAGCCCATGCAAGACGAGTACATGGCCACCGGTTTGCGTCCTGCGCGGAG is a window from the Dermacentor variabilis isolate Ectoservices chromosome 3, ASM5094787v1, whole genome shotgun sequence genome containing:
- the LOC142574153 gene encoding membrane metallo-endopeptidase-like 1; protein product: MPKATKVEGNQEGKSKRKPGRTTPHGAAKGHLPRASRKSHGSRLPAKPDEPNRETLKEAMSPPTEVLTAEDARRKVPHEGKYGQVKPDIPTPTAELDRKACAKRDDQKPDGKREAVRDIAHSETAPDATVAQRHSPSGPAVDVVGSTSGKSARLTSDDRGSRLLMSRADDQILDPGIASVLYGAASPVSLHVSSVEADVGTLKSGQSTATAMTTATTDQSVGLGGEACRGKPTQRRRIQGPRRCPSAKTITVDDLNVLSRPVAQDVPTPSPVSMADSREFATIACAVVTAIVVVVCTLMALSRTMPSGTPEPVCETESCALHAQLLTKDLDLNLDPCENFSAYVCSGWYKRQRTDYLHFSKSTMDDVRKSWFPDFRDTLFRGSQKLRAGRKPVAMYSSCMGSPSEYGSNLGMFRTYMDAVNLSWPEAPKKPGSDALGVLLKLAFQWQVPLWVRIREARSARSWRFAIDPAPFLPLMRQHHLSTTEGKYSMYWESFYRVLSLQQRKIDPSTVEALRTMEQDVLEKLYAARTPQILHPAVVPVSNMGNRTAPLTSDRWLRALEHLSLYPTAAPNDMVLLSDTGFFETLGRLFARYSNDQLLDLIGWAFVQLCAAAADYRLLVARYGSETAVAKYKPYFCERFVESSYSLPVVAMYSVARLSRPQRESVDAGFDSLVWAAATLANATTWMDDDSRRLTAEKMASTRLMLWPPDEYLDNDTVLEELYEAFPSAGQSFADYWLTASRVSAAAYRSLVNAGAFSYAVNYALPYNHYDGPLGKVKLAVGAVSKPLYYTDGTKAMFYGGLGFLMALSLVQAVDSGGLRWRPDGTFGDSFLSR